One window from the genome of Clostridia bacterium encodes:
- the rpmD gene encoding 50S ribosomal protein L30 — translation MAKKLKITLVRSLIGRSERQRRTAYSLGLSKLNGSVIQNDTPDIRGKIKKLEHLLAVEEIEA, via the coding sequence GTGGCCAAGAAATTGAAAATAACTCTGGTACGCAGTCTCATTGGCAGGTCTGAGCGCCAGCGGCGTACTGCCTATTCCCTGGGCCTCAGCAAGCTCAATGGGAGCGTTATCCAAAACGATACCCCCGATATTCGCGGTAAGATCAAAAAACTAGAGCATCTGTTGGCCGTTGAGGAAATAGAGGCTTAA
- the rplO gene encoding 50S ribosomal protein L15: MKLHELKPAKGSRFKAHRVGRGIGSGSGKTSGRGHKGQKARSGGGVRPGFEGGQMPLYRRLPKRGFTNVFKKEIVAVNVETLNRFEAGTEVTPALLVESGVIKSVKDGVKILGNGSLEKALTVKAHSFSQSAREKIEAAGGRAEVI; this comes from the coding sequence TTGAAGCTCCACGAATTAAAGCCAGCAAAGGGTTCTCGCTTTAAAGCTCACCGGGTAGGCCGCGGCATTGGCTCAGGTTCCGGCAAAACCTCCGGCAGAGGGCACAAAGGACAAAAAGCTCGTTCCGGCGGCGGAGTGCGCCCTGGCTTTGAGGGCGGTCAAATGCCTCTTTACCGCAGATTGCCGAAAAGAGGCTTTACCAATGTCTTTAAGAAAGAGATCGTTGCCGTAAACGTGGAAACCCTGAATCGTTTCGAAGCAGGCACTGAGGTCACCCCGGCTCTCTTGGTGGAAAGCGGTGTGATCAAGAGTGTGAAAGACGGGGTTAAGATCTTAGGCAACGGCAGTTTGGAAAAGGCACTTACCGTCAAAGCACACAGCTTCAGCCAGTCGGCCCGGGAGAAAATCGAGGCGGCCGGCGGAAGAGCAGAGGTGATTTAA
- the secY gene encoding preprotein translocase subunit SecY, with translation MLQTLSSAMKLPDLRKRIGFTLLMFLIFRLGAHVPVPFINREILAQMMQHNIFGFFDIISGGAFKTFTVFAMGIMPYINASIIMQLLTVVIPQLERLAKEGEEGRKKIVQYTRYGTVVLGTIQAIGMTFYLRTALVNPSFLTYTVIVITLTAGTAFLMWLGELITEKGIGNGISLIIFAGIVSRLPMGTYNVIQEVLAGEVSIFGVIAFCIIAVLVIAGVVAIQEGQRRIPVQYAKRVVGRRVYGGQSTHIPLKVNQAGVIPVIFAMSILMFPSTIASWFPENGVAQFVLRHFNFNAPLYMIFYALLIVFFTYFYTAVTFNPADVAENIKKYGGFIPGIRPGKPTAEYIERVLSRITLAGAVFLAAIALLPNIIMSLTGLNIYFGGTSLLIVVGVALDTMKQMESHLLMRHYQGFMK, from the coding sequence GTGCTGCAAACACTGTCCAGTGCCATGAAGCTGCCGGACCTAAGGAAGAGAATAGGCTTTACGCTGCTCATGTTTCTCATCTTCAGGTTAGGAGCTCACGTCCCGGTACCCTTTATCAACCGTGAGATCCTGGCTCAGATGATGCAGCACAATATCTTCGGCTTTTTCGACATCATTTCCGGGGGAGCTTTTAAGACTTTTACCGTCTTTGCCATGGGGATTATGCCTTACATTAACGCCTCCATTATCATGCAGCTGTTGACGGTGGTCATTCCCCAATTGGAGCGCCTGGCGAAAGAGGGAGAAGAAGGGCGGAAGAAAATCGTCCAGTATACCCGTTACGGCACTGTGGTTTTAGGTACGATTCAGGCCATCGGCATGACCTTCTATCTCCGTACGGCCCTGGTGAATCCATCCTTCTTAACTTACACAGTCATCGTTATTACCCTGACTGCAGGTACCGCTTTCCTGATGTGGTTAGGTGAACTGATCACGGAAAAAGGTATCGGCAACGGTATTTCCCTGATCATTTTCGCCGGGATAGTGTCTCGTTTGCCCATGGGCACATACAATGTCATCCAGGAAGTCCTGGCCGGTGAAGTGAGCATTTTCGGTGTCATCGCCTTCTGCATCATCGCCGTGCTGGTCATCGCCGGCGTGGTGGCTATCCAGGAAGGACAAAGACGTATTCCCGTCCAGTACGCCAAGCGGGTAGTTGGCCGGCGGGTTTACGGCGGGCAAAGCACTCACATTCCCTTGAAAGTGAACCAGGCAGGGGTTATTCCGGTTATTTTCGCCATGTCAATTCTCATGTTTCCGTCGACCATCGCCAGCTGGTTCCCGGAAAACGGCGTGGCTCAATTTGTGCTGCGGCATTTTAATTTCAACGCACCACTATATATGATCTTTTATGCGTTGCTGATCGTCTTCTTTACCTATTTCTATACGGCAGTTACTTTTAACCCGGCGGATGTGGCCGAAAACATCAAAAAGTACGGCGGCTTCATACCGGGTATTCGCCCGGGCAAGCCTACGGCCGAGTATATTGAAAGAGTACTAAGCCGGATCACTTTAGCTGGGGCCGTGTTCCTGGCAGCAATTGCATTGCTCCCCAACATTATCATGTCGCTGACCGGACTCAATATCTATTTTGGCGGCACAAGTCTGTTGATTGTGGTAGGTGTAGCATTGGATACCATGAAGCAGATGGAATCCCACTTGCTGATGCGGCACTATCAGGGCTTTATGAAGTAG
- a CDS encoding adenylate kinase, whose amino-acid sequence MRLLIMGPPGAGKGTQAETLVAKLAIPHISTGDMFRKAISEGTELGKKAKEYMDAGQLVPDEVTIGIVKERLSQPDCAEGFLLDGFPRTVPQAEALEQLLKELGMSLDAVLNISVPDEKLVARLTGRRICRQCGASFHVVFNPPKQENVCDHCQGELYQRSDDNEETVTNRLKVYHQNTAPLIDFYRERGLLKDIDGDRPIPEVLVAIGKALGRDWA is encoded by the coding sequence ATGAGATTGTTGATTATGGGACCTCCCGGTGCTGGGAAAGGAACGCAAGCCGAAACTTTGGTGGCAAAACTGGCTATTCCGCATATCTCGACGGGTGACATGTTCCGGAAAGCCATCAGCGAGGGCACGGAACTAGGTAAAAAAGCCAAGGAGTATATGGATGCGGGTCAATTAGTACCTGATGAAGTAACCATCGGAATAGTCAAGGAGAGATTGTCACAGCCGGATTGTGCCGAAGGATTCCTGTTGGATGGGTTCCCCAGAACGGTGCCGCAGGCAGAGGCGTTAGAGCAGTTGTTAAAAGAACTCGGCATGTCCCTGGATGCCGTGTTGAATATCTCCGTGCCGGATGAGAAACTGGTGGCTCGCTTAACGGGACGGCGCATTTGCCGCCAGTGCGGTGCGAGTTTCCATGTGGTCTTCAATCCCCCGAAACAAGAGAACGTGTGTGATCACTGCCAGGGAGAGTTGTACCAGCGCAGCGACGATAATGAGGAAACAGTCACCAACCGGTTGAAGGTGTACCACCAGAACACCGCTCCATTGATTGATTTTTACCGGGAGCGGGGACTGCTGAAAGACATTGACGGGGATCGTCCCATTCCCGAAGTGCTGGTTGCCATCGGAAAGGCCTTAGGAAGAGATTGGGCATGA
- the map gene encoding type I methionyl aminopeptidase, producing MIVLKSEKELGYMREAGRVVAIVLKAMEEAVEPGITTKELDAIAERIIREHGGTPSFKGYNGFPASICTSVNEQVVHGIPGLRKLVAGDIISIDVGVDINGYHGDAAITLPVGEVDAKVMQLLQVTRESLMAAIEKAVVGNRLSDISHAVESYVKKFGFSVVKDYVGHGIGARLHEEPQVPNFGPPGRGPRLKAGMTLAIEPMVNMGTDQVKVLQDDWTVVTRDGMPSAHFEHTVAVTPDGPEILTKL from the coding sequence ATGATTGTGCTCAAATCCGAGAAGGAATTGGGCTATATGCGCGAGGCTGGCCGCGTAGTAGCCATTGTGCTGAAGGCGATGGAGGAAGCAGTAGAACCGGGCATTACCACCAAGGAACTGGATGCCATTGCCGAAAGAATCATCCGCGAACATGGCGGCACTCCCTCTTTTAAAGGTTATAACGGTTTTCCCGCCAGTATTTGTACATCAGTCAACGAACAAGTGGTGCATGGCATTCCGGGTTTAAGGAAGCTGGTAGCGGGAGATATTATTAGTATTGATGTGGGCGTGGATATAAATGGATATCATGGCGACGCGGCCATCACGCTGCCGGTGGGAGAAGTAGATGCGAAAGTGATGCAGCTTTTGCAGGTTACCCGGGAATCCCTGATGGCTGCCATTGAAAAGGCAGTGGTCGGTAATCGTTTAAGCGATATCTCCCATGCGGTTGAAAGCTATGTGAAGAAGTTTGGGTTTTCCGTCGTGAAGGACTATGTTGGACACGGTATCGGCGCCAGGTTGCATGAGGAGCCCCAAGTACCTAATTTCGGTCCTCCGGGGCGGGGGCCCCGCCTGAAGGCAGGGATGACCCTGGCCATTGAACCCATGGTCAATATGGGTACCGATCAGGTCAAGGTGCTGCAAGACGACTGGACCGTGGTGACGCGAGACGGTATGCCCTCGGCTCATTTCGAGCACACCGTCGCCGTTACACCGGATGGCCCTGAGATTTTAACAAAGTTGTAG
- a CDS encoding RNA-binding protein: MTLEPELEPGQLVISVAGRDRGRAYLVAGYDNAKYGTFVYVVDGKYRPVQRPKRKNIKHLKATQLKAEEIGSRLETGNPVSNVEIRKKLADLLAIYREDS, from the coding sequence GTGACGTTAGAGCCTGAATTAGAACCCGGACAGCTGGTGATTTCCGTTGCCGGCCGGGATAGGGGTCGAGCCTATTTGGTGGCCGGGTATGACAACGCCAAGTACGGCACTTTCGTGTATGTGGTTGACGGCAAATATCGTCCTGTCCAACGTCCGAAACGTAAAAATATTAAACACTTGAAAGCAACTCAACTGAAAGCGGAGGAAATAGGCAGTCGCTTGGAGACCGGAAACCCTGTTTCTAATGTGGAGATACGTAAAAAGCTGGCGGATTTGCTTGCCATTTACCGGGAAGACTCTTAA
- the infA gene encoding translation initiation factor IF-1: protein MAKEDLIEFQGRVIEPLPNAMFRVELENGHKVLAHVSGKIRMNFIRILPGDRVTVELSPYDLSRGRIVYRYK from the coding sequence GTGGCGAAGGAAGACTTAATCGAATTTCAAGGTAGGGTAATTGAGCCTTTACCAAATGCCATGTTTAGGGTAGAATTAGAAAATGGTCATAAAGTGCTCGCCCATGTTTCCGGAAAGATTCGCATGAATTTCATTCGTATCTTGCCGGGGGACCGGGTGACGGTGGAATTATCCCCTTATGATCTTTCCCGCGGGCGGATAGTATACAGGTACAAGTAA
- the rpmJ gene encoding 50S ribosomal protein L36: MKVKPSVKPICEKCKIIKRKGRVMVICENPKHKQRQG; encoded by the coding sequence ATGAAGGTAAAGCCATCAGTAAAGCCAATCTGTGAAAAGTGCAAGATTATCAAGAGAAAAGGCAGAGTTATGGTCATCTGCGAAAATCCCAAGCACAAGCAAAGACAAGGTTAA
- the rpsM gene encoding 30S ribosomal protein S13 produces the protein MARIAGVDLPRDKRVEIALTYIYGIGRSRSKEILAKANVNPDTRVRDLTEDEVSRLREIIDKEYTVEGDLRREVSLNIKRLMEIGCYRGIRHRRGLPVRGQRTKTNARTRKGPRRTVGVKRKK, from the coding sequence ATGGCAAGGATTGCCGGAGTAGACTTACCCCGGGATAAGCGAGTGGAAATAGCCTTGACTTACATTTACGGCATCGGCCGTTCCAGATCCAAGGAAATCTTAGCCAAGGCCAATGTCAATCCGGATACGCGGGTGCGGGACCTCACTGAAGATGAAGTGAGCAGGCTGAGAGAAATCATCGATAAAGAATACACCGTCGAAGGCGATTTGAGAAGAGAAGTCTCTCTCAACATCAAGCGGTTAATGGAAATCGGTTGCTACCGGGGCATTAGGCACCGGAGAGGCTTACCCGTCAGGGGTCAGCGGACCAAGACCAACGCTCGTACCCGGAAAGGCCCCAGGAGAACTGTGGGCGTCAAGCGGAAGAAGTAA
- the rpsK gene encoding 30S ribosomal protein S11, whose translation MAKRPTRTRRRDRKNVEYGVAHVKSTFNNTIVTITDKAGNTISWASAGTIGFKGSRKSTPYAAQMAAEAAAKAAMEHGMKEVECYVKGPGAGREAAIRSLQAAGLEVSMIKDVTPIPHNGCRPPKRRRV comes from the coding sequence ATGGCGAAAAGGCCTACGCGTACAAGACGGCGTGACCGGAAAAACGTTGAATACGGCGTAGCTCACGTCAAGTCGACTTTTAACAATACAATTGTGACCATTACTGATAAAGCCGGTAACACCATTTCCTGGGCCAGTGCCGGTACCATCGGTTTTAAAGGATCGAGAAAGAGTACTCCTTACGCTGCCCAAATGGCCGCCGAGGCTGCCGCCAAGGCCGCTATGGAGCACGGCATGAAGGAAGTAGAATGTTATGTGAAAGGCCCCGGGGCCGGCCGGGAAGCAGCGATTCGTTCCCTGCAGGCGGCAGGTTTAGAGGTCAGCATGATCAAGGACGTAACTCCTATTCCCCACAACGGCTGCCGGCCGCCGAAACGCAGAAGAGTATAA
- the rpsD gene encoding 30S ribosomal protein S4, translating to MARYTGAVCRLCRREGVKLYLKGDRCYSDKCSVDRKGYAPGQHGQQRAKHSEYGLQLREKQKAKRIYGVMERQFRGYFVKAERQKGITGENLLRLLERRLDNVVYRLGLASSRVEARQLVRHGHFTVNGRRVNIPSYLVEIGDVIKVAEKSMKSPKFKELAEAAVHKTPPAWLERNMEALEGRVAAFPSREEIDTGIQEHLIVELYSK from the coding sequence TTGGCAAGATATACTGGAGCAGTATGCCGCCTTTGCCGGCGCGAAGGTGTCAAATTATATCTGAAAGGGGACCGGTGCTACTCCGACAAGTGTTCTGTGGATCGGAAAGGATATGCACCGGGACAGCATGGACAGCAGCGAGCCAAACATTCTGAATACGGGCTGCAGCTCAGGGAAAAACAAAAGGCAAAACGTATTTACGGCGTGATGGAAAGACAGTTCCGCGGTTACTTTGTAAAAGCCGAACGGCAAAAAGGTATCACCGGGGAAAACCTGCTGCGACTGCTGGAAAGAAGATTGGACAACGTGGTTTACCGTCTAGGTTTAGCCAGTTCCCGGGTGGAAGCCAGGCAGCTGGTGCGCCATGGACATTTCACCGTGAACGGGCGCAGGGTCAATATTCCTTCTTACTTGGTGGAAATCGGCGACGTCATCAAAGTAGCGGAAAAGAGCATGAAGTCGCCCAAGTTTAAAGAACTGGCTGAAGCAGCCGTTCATAAAACCCCGCCTGCTTGGCTGGAACGCAATATGGAAGCCTTAGAAGGCAGGGTAGCGGCATTTCCTTCCCGTGAAGAAATCGATACAGGCATCCAGGAGCATCTCATCGTGGAATTGTACTCCAAGTAA